One genomic window of Buchnera aphidicola (Drepanosiphum platanoidis) includes the following:
- the secY gene encoding preprotein translocase subunit SecY: MLKKLPNYFKNSFNSNYLEIKNRLSFLIFALIIFRIGSFIPIPSIHSTIIVKILKNSHSTIMDIFNMFSGGALRRVSIFSLGIMPYISASIIIQLLTFLYKPLIELKKEGEFGRLTINNYTKNFTLILAIIQSIIIAISLPYFYDDDSILCSKGINYYFYITTSLSLVTGTMFLMWLGDLITERGLGNGISIIIFSGIVASLPEACLHTIKNVKSSNLSYFNLLEIFILVFFVIFFVVFIERAQRKILIYYSNKNNNRRLNTIQSSYLPLKINMSGVIPAIFSASLVLFPATISSWIIHKNLFNFLFLIKISQCIQPGQPIYIILYILSIIFFCFFYTNLTFNPRETAENLKKSGAFIAGIRPGEQTSIYIENIMLKLISINSMYIVFICLVPDFMRNIIHAPFYFGGTSLLIVVVVIIDFISQIQTLMMSNRYNSIFKKSNLSF, from the coding sequence ATGCTTAAAAAATTACCTAATTATTTTAAAAATAGTTTTAATAGTAATTATTTAGAGATTAAAAATAGATTATCCTTTTTAATATTTGCTTTAATAATTTTTAGAATTGGATCTTTTATTCCTATACCTAGTATACATTCTACAATTATTGTTAAAATATTAAAAAATAGTCATAGTACTATTATGGATATTTTTAACATGTTTTCTGGAGGAGCATTAAGAAGAGTTTCTATATTTTCTCTAGGAATTATGCCATATATTTCTGCTTCAATTATAATTCAATTATTAACATTTTTATATAAACCTTTAATAGAATTAAAAAAAGAAGGAGAATTTGGTAGATTAACAATAAATAATTATACTAAAAATTTTACTTTGATATTAGCTATTATTCAATCTATTATTATTGCTATTAGTTTACCTTATTTTTATGATGATGATAGTATTTTATGTTCAAAAGGAATAAATTATTATTTTTATATTACCACTTCATTAAGTTTAGTAACAGGAACAATGTTTTTAATGTGGTTAGGAGATTTAATAACTGAACGTGGACTTGGGAATGGAATTTCTATTATTATTTTTTCAGGAATTGTTGCTTCATTACCTGAAGCTTGCTTACATACTATTAAAAATGTTAAATCATCAAATTTAAGTTATTTTAATTTGTTAGAAATTTTTATATTAGTATTTTTTGTGATATTTTTTGTTGTTTTTATTGAAAGAGCACAGAGAAAAATTTTAATATATTATTCTAATAAAAATAATAACAGAAGATTGAACACTATTCAAAGTTCTTATTTGCCTTTAAAAATTAATATGTCTGGAGTAATTCCGGCAATTTTTTCAGCTAGTTTAGTTTTGTTTCCAGCTACTATTTCTTCATGGATTATTCATAAAAATTTATTTAATTTTTTGTTTTTAATAAAAATATCTCAATGTATTCAACCTGGTCAACCTATTTATATTATTTTATATATTCTTTCAATTATTTTTTTCTGTTTTTTTTATACAAATTTAACATTTAATCCAAGAGAAACAGCAGAAAATTTAAAAAAATCTGGCGCTTTTATAGCTGGAATTAGACCTGGAGAACAAACATCTATATATATTGAAAATATAATGTTAAAGTTAATTTCTATAAATTCTATGTATATAGTATTTATTTGTTTAGTTCCAGATTTTATGAGAAATATAATACATGCTCCGTTTTATTTTGGTGGAACTTCATTATTAATCGTAGTAGTAGTAATTATAGATTTTATTTCTCAAATTCAAACTTTAATGATGTCTAACAGGTATAATTCTATTTTTAAAAAATCAAATTTAAGTTTTTAA
- the aroE gene encoding shikimate dehydrogenase, with protein MNKLNFKNYFAVFGNPISHSKSPIIHKYFSKKSNINSRYIKLLSSTKTFYWDLIKFFYRFGLGANITLPFKEKAFNLCDKLTKRAKLSESVNTLKKLKNNLILGDNTDGIGLISDLKSYNFTYNNKNLLLLGAGGASKGVIPDLLKDKFNIFILNRTFKNALLLEKKYKKLGLIKAISYDFIKKNFFGIIINATSLSILNKIPNLPNFIISKNIICYDMFYQKKDTIFLKWCKNLGARYTFDGLGMLIHQAAHSFFLWHGIFPNIKKNFLSLKKKIFL; from the coding sequence GTGAATAAATTAAATTTTAAAAATTATTTTGCTGTTTTTGGTAATCCAATCAGTCATAGTAAATCACCTATTATACATAAATATTTTTCAAAAAAATCTAATATTAATAGTCGATATATAAAATTATTATCTAGCACAAAAACGTTTTATTGGGATCTTATTAAATTTTTTTATCGTTTTGGATTAGGAGCAAATATTACTTTGCCTTTTAAAGAAAAAGCTTTTAATTTATGTGATAAATTGACAAAAAGAGCAAAATTATCAGAATCTGTAAATACTTTAAAAAAATTAAAAAATAATTTAATATTAGGAGATAATACTGATGGAATAGGATTAATATCAGATTTAAAATCATATAATTTTACATATAATAATAAAAATCTTTTATTATTAGGAGCTGGAGGGGCATCTAAGGGAGTAATACCAGATTTATTAAAAGATAAATTTAATATTTTTATTTTAAATAGAACTTTTAAAAATGCTCTTTTATTAGAAAAAAAATATAAAAAATTGGGTTTAATTAAAGCTATTTCTTATGATTTTATAAAAAAAAATTTTTTTGGAATTATTATTAATGCTACTTCTTTAAGTATTTTAAATAAAATACCGAATTTACCGAATTTTATTATTTCAAAGAACATTATTTGTTATGATATGTTTTATCAAAAAAAAGATACTATTTTTTTAAAATGGTGCAAAAATTTAGGAGCAAGGTATACTTTTGATGGTTTAGGTATGTTAATACATCAAGCTGCTCATTCTTTTTTTTTATGGCATGGAATTTTTCCTAATATTAAAAAAAATTTTTTATCTTTAAAAAAAAAAATTTTTTTATAA
- a CDS encoding Sua5/YciO/YrdC/YwlC family protein, whose protein sequence is MSKILKSIFLCVKYLQLNKVIIHPTEGFFGLGCNPDNYKAIKKIIILKKRAFNKGFILIAHSYELLRPYISEKKITFSMKNKFLNKTFDFITYLVPSNPHNPSWINGGSDLIAVRLTNHNILKKLCFLFGKPIISTSANLSGLKPCKSLKEIIQFFGNKIPILSHTLGKKKKSSKILNLMTGKVIRE, encoded by the coding sequence ATGTCAAAAATATTAAAATCAATTTTTTTATGTGTAAAATATTTACAATTAAATAAAGTAATAATTCATCCTACAGAAGGATTTTTTGGTTTAGGTTGTAATCCAGATAATTATAAAGCTATAAAAAAGATTATTATTTTAAAAAAAAGAGCTTTTAATAAAGGTTTTATTTTAATTGCTCATTCTTATGAATTACTTCGACCATATATTTCAGAAAAAAAAATAACTTTTTCTATGAAAAATAAATTTTTAAATAAAACTTTTGATTTCATTACTTATTTGGTTCCTTCAAATCCTCATAATCCATCTTGGATTAATGGAGGGTCAGATTTAATTGCTGTAAGATTGACTAATCATAATATCTTAAAAAAGTTATGTTTTTTATTTGGAAAACCTATAATTTCTACAAGTGCAAATTTATCAGGTTTAAAGCCTTGCAAATCTTTAAAAGAGATCATTCAATTTTTTGGAAATAAAATTCCTATTTTAAGTCATACTTTAGGAAAAAAAAAAAAAAGTTCTAAAATTTTAAATTTAATGACAGGAAAAGTTATACGTGAATAA
- the rpsK gene encoding 30S ribosomal protein S11, translating into MIKKNIRSSKKKTKKKILDGIAHIHASFNNTIVSITDRNGNSLGWATSGGSGFRGSRKSTPFAAQVAAEKCAEKVKDYGIKNLEVMVKGPGPGRESTIRALYAFGFKITNIIDVTPIPHNGCRPPKRRRV; encoded by the coding sequence ATGATTAAAAAAAATATTAGATCTTCTAAAAAAAAAACTAAAAAAAAAATTTTAGATGGAATTGCTCATATACACGCTTCTTTTAACAATACTATTGTTTCTATCACTGATAGAAATGGGAATTCTTTAGGTTGGGCTACTTCAGGGGGATCTGGTTTTAGAGGGTCAAGAAAGTCTACACCTTTTGCAGCTCAAGTTGCTGCAGAAAAATGCGCAGAAAAAGTTAAAGATTATGGAATAAAAAATTTAGAAGTAATGGTAAAAGGACCAGGACCAGGAAGAGAATCTACTATTAGAGCTTTATATGCATTTGGTTTTAAAATTACTAATATTATTGATGTAACTCCTATACCCCATAATGGATGTAGACCTCCAAAAAGAAGAAGAGTTTAA
- the fmt gene encoding methionyl-tRNA formyltransferase: MKKIKIIFAGNDAFSLKHLKKIFLLSFVKLKAIIISKKKKRNQKISYIEKFSKKNNIKLIKVKNFNSKIKKKLKNINSDLLLVVSFGMIIPKKILKIFTLGGINIHASLLPKWRGCSPIQNSILSGDKKTGISIIQMNTEIDSGDIIYIKEYKIKKKENYNSLSNNLAKIGKQSIVKVLNQILKQKIKKIPQNNNKATYTKKIKKKDGHINWNNSAKKIERMIRAYKPWPSSYFFINKKMVKILKSEIILKKKKNKNKNLIGKIKDFNKNGILIETKKNFLNITKLQISGKKKNYSCNLYNSYKNFFKIGKLLT, encoded by the coding sequence ATGAAAAAAATAAAAATTATTTTTGCTGGAAATGATGCTTTTTCTTTAAAACATTTAAAAAAAATTTTTTTATTATCATTTGTAAAATTAAAAGCTATAATAATTTCTAAAAAAAAAAAAAGAAATCAAAAAATTTCTTATATAGAAAAATTTTCTAAAAAAAATAATATTAAACTTATTAAAGTAAAAAATTTTAATTCTAAAATTAAAAAAAAATTAAAAAATATTAATTCTGATTTATTATTAGTAGTATCTTTTGGTATGATAATTCCAAAAAAAATTTTAAAAATTTTTACTTTAGGTGGTATTAATATTCATGCTTCATTATTACCAAAATGGAGAGGTTGTTCACCTATTCAAAATTCAATTTTATCTGGAGATAAAAAAACTGGAATTTCTATTATTCAAATGAATACTGAAATAGATTCTGGAGATATAATATACATTAAAGAATATAAAATAAAAAAAAAAGAAAATTACAATAGTTTATCTAACAATTTAGCTAAAATTGGAAAACAATCAATTGTAAAAGTTTTGAATCAAATACTTAAACAAAAAATAAAAAAAATTCCACAAAATAATAATAAAGCTACATACACTAAAAAAATTAAAAAAAAAGATGGCCATATTAATTGGAACAATTCTGCAAAAAAAATAGAAAGAATGATTCGAGCATATAAACCATGGCCAAGTTCTTATTTTTTTATTAACAAAAAAATGGTAAAAATTTTAAAATCAGAAATAATATTAAAAAAAAAAAAAAATAAAAATAAAAATTTAATTGGAAAAATTAAAGATTTTAATAAAAATGGAATTTTAATAGAAACAAAAAAAAATTTTTTAAATATTACAAAATTACAAATTTCTGGAAAAAAAAAAAATTATTCTTGTAATTTGTATAATTCTTATAAAAATTTTTTTAAAATAGGGAAATTACTAACATAA
- the rplO gene encoding 50S ribosomal protein L15 gives MYLNTIFSKKNSKKSKKRLGRGIGSGLGKTSGRGHKGQKSRKGSSIRRGFEGGQTPLYRRLPKFGFRSRKKKFSQHVRLSEILVISNKIIDLKTLKKWKIVNINVKKVKIILFGKKIPTCLRLKGILITKGVRSAILSSGGTIKEL, from the coding sequence ATGTATTTAAATACTATTTTTTCTAAAAAAAATTCAAAAAAATCAAAAAAGAGATTAGGGCGAGGAATTGGATCAGGATTAGGAAAAACTTCTGGAAGAGGTCATAAAGGACAAAAATCAAGAAAAGGAAGTAGCATAAGAAGAGGTTTTGAGGGAGGACAAACTCCTTTATATAGAAGATTACCTAAATTTGGTTTTAGATCTAGAAAAAAAAAATTTTCTCAACATGTACGTTTATCAGAAATTTTAGTAATATCTAATAAAATTATTGATTTAAAAACATTAAAAAAATGGAAAATTGTAAATATAAATGTAAAAAAAGTAAAAATAATTTTGTTTGGAAAAAAAATTCCGACATGTTTAAGATTAAAAGGTATTTTGATTACTAAAGGTGTTCGTTCAGCTATTTTATCTTCTGGGGGAACTATTAAGGAATTATAG
- the rpsD gene encoding 30S ribosomal protein S4: MARYLGPKLRLSRREGTDLYLKSGFRSISSKCKIDKFPGQHGSRKTRLSDYGIQLREKQKVKRLYGILEKQFRKYYKLASKSKGNTGEKLLQLLESRLDNVIYKMGFGSTRSESRQLINHKSILVNNKIVNIPSYQVFPKDCIAIKKKSINQLRIKASLELFEQKEKPSWIDLNKSKMIGTFLRVPDRSDLSADINEHLIIELYSK; the protein is encoded by the coding sequence ATGGCAAGATATTTAGGACCAAAATTACGATTAAGTCGAAGAGAAGGAACAGATTTATATTTGAAATCTGGTTTTCGTTCAATTTCTTCAAAATGTAAAATTGATAAATTTCCAGGACAACATGGATCTAGAAAAACGAGATTGTCAGATTATGGTATTCAATTACGAGAAAAACAAAAAGTAAAAAGATTATATGGAATTTTAGAAAAACAATTTAGAAAATATTATAAATTAGCTTCTAAATCTAAAGGAAATACTGGTGAAAAATTGTTACAATTATTAGAAAGTAGATTAGATAATGTAATTTATAAAATGGGGTTTGGATCTACAAGATCAGAATCTCGTCAGTTAATAAATCATAAATCTATTTTAGTAAATAATAAAATTGTAAATATACCATCTTATCAAGTTTTCCCTAAAGATTGTATTGCAATTAAAAAAAAATCTATAAATCAGTTAAGAATTAAAGCTTCTTTAGAGTTATTTGAGCAAAAAGAAAAACCTTCATGGATAGATTTAAATAAAAGTAAAATGATAGGAACTTTTTTAAGAGTACCAGATAGATCTGACTTATCTGCAGATATTAATGAACATTTAATTATAGAGCTTTATTCGAAATAA
- the rpsN gene encoding 30S ribosomal protein S14: MAKQSMKEREKKRIFLANKFFKVRLSLKSIIKNKKNNQKKRWEAVIKLQSLPRDSSPSRQRNRCRRTGRPHAFLRKFGLSRMTLRECAMKGEIPGLRKSSW, translated from the coding sequence ATGGCTAAACAATCTATGAAAGAAAGAGAAAAAAAAAGAATTTTTTTAGCAAACAAATTTTTTAAAGTAAGGTTATCTTTGAAATCAATTATTAAAAATAAAAAAAATAATCAAAAAAAAAGATGGGAAGCAGTAATAAAATTACAATCTTTACCTAGAGATTCTAGCCCTTCAAGACAAAGAAATAGGTGCCGAAGAACTGGAAGGCCTCATGCTTTTTTGAGAAAGTTTGGTTTGAGTAGAATGACTTTAAGAGAGTGTGCTATGAAAGGAGAAATTCCTGGATTAAGAAAGTCGAGTTGGTAA
- the rpsH gene encoding 30S ribosomal protein S8, with protein sequence MSMQDPISDMFTRIRNGQKANKIFVNIPCSKVKIAISKLLKDEGYIIDYKILGEKKKILTIYLKYFNNSPVIEKVIRISKPSLRIYKKKNNICSVINGLGIAIISTSKGIMTDKKARKLGVGGELICHIS encoded by the coding sequence ATGAGTATGCAAGATCCTATATCAGATATGTTTACTAGAATTAGAAATGGTCAAAAAGCAAATAAAATTTTTGTTAATATACCATGTTCTAAAGTTAAGATTGCAATTAGTAAATTATTAAAAGACGAAGGATATATTATAGATTATAAAATACTTGGTGAAAAAAAAAAAATTTTAACTATATATTTAAAATATTTTAATAATAGTCCTGTTATAGAAAAAGTTATTAGAATTAGTAAACCAAGTTTGAGAATATATAAAAAAAAAAATAATATATGTTCAGTAATTAATGGTTTAGGAATAGCTATTATTTCTACTTCTAAGGGAATAATGACAGATAAGAAAGCAAGAAAATTAGGTGTAGGTGGAGAGTTAATTTGTCATATTTCTTAA
- the def gene encoding peptide deformylase, with the protein MSTFKILKYPDKNLRKIAKPVKKINKKIKKIIHKMFNTMYLYNGIGLAATQVNINLQIIVIGIIKPLRNPLILINPKIINKKKIIMSEEGCLSVPKKFFQVPRYNYLKLYSLNHDGKKNIISAQSNLSFCIQHELDHLKGKLILDY; encoded by the coding sequence ATGTCAACTTTTAAAATCTTAAAATATCCTGATAAAAATTTGAGAAAAATAGCAAAACCTGTAAAAAAAATAAACAAAAAAATTAAAAAAATTATTCATAAAATGTTTAATACTATGTATTTATACAATGGAATTGGATTAGCAGCAACTCAAGTTAATATCAATTTACAAATTATAGTTATTGGAATTATTAAACCATTAAGAAACCCACTGATTTTAATAAATCCAAAAATAATAAATAAAAAAAAAATTATAATGTCTGAAGAAGGATGTTTATCTGTTCCAAAAAAATTTTTTCAAGTTCCTAGATATAATTATTTGAAATTATATAGTTTAAATCATGATGGAAAAAAAAATATAATATCAGCTCAATCCAATTTATCGTTTTGTATACAACATGAATTAGATCATTTAAAAGGAAAATTAATTTTAGACTATTAG
- the rplR gene encoding 50S ribosomal protein L18, translating to MNILKKNISNRKKRSIKIRDIIIKSKRHRLFVYKSSRHIYAQLISLHDSTILVSASTLEKKFFKKINYTGNKIAAKMVGKLIAKRSLKKGINTVSFDRAGFKYHGRIKSLAESARKFGLKF from the coding sequence ATGAATATTTTAAAAAAAAATATTTCTAATAGAAAAAAAAGATCTATTAAAATACGTGATATTATTATAAAAAGTAAACGACATCGATTATTTGTTTATAAAAGTTCAAGACATATTTATGCGCAATTAATTTCATTACATGATTCTACTATTTTAGTTTCTGCATCTACATTAGAGAAAAAATTTTTTAAAAAAATAAATTATACTGGTAATAAAATAGCAGCAAAAATGGTAGGAAAATTAATTGCAAAACGTTCTTTAAAAAAAGGAATAAATACTGTTTCTTTTGATCGAGCAGGTTTTAAATATCATGGTAGAATTAAATCTTTAGCTGAATCTGCTCGAAAATTTGGCTTAAAATTTTAG
- the rplQ gene encoding 50S ribosomal protein L17 — MRHKKVGKKFNRKRSHVKSMIKNMICSLLNFEKIKTTLPKSKELKRFIEPIITIAKVDSVSNRRIIFSKIRNNYLVSKLFNDLGPFFLKKPGGYTKILKCGYRAGDRAPMAYIFFSDRIIKNKNKIIISKKNI; from the coding sequence ATGAGACATAAAAAAGTTGGAAAAAAATTTAATAGAAAAAGAAGTCATGTTAAATCTATGATTAAAAATATGATTTGTTCATTATTAAATTTTGAAAAAATTAAAACTACTTTGCCAAAATCTAAAGAATTGAAAAGGTTTATCGAACCTATTATTACTATAGCTAAAGTAGATAGTGTATCTAATAGAAGAATAATTTTTTCTAAAATTAGAAATAATTATTTAGTTTCAAAATTATTTAATGATCTTGGTCCTTTTTTTTTAAAAAAACCAGGTGGTTATACCAAAATTTTAAAATGTGGTTATCGAGCAGGTGATAGAGCTCCTATGGCATATATTTTTTTTTCAGATAGAATAATTAAAAATAAAAATAAAATAATTATTTCAAAAAAAAATATATAA
- the rpmJ gene encoding 50S ribosomal protein L36, producing MKVRTSVKKMCRDCKIVKRNRVVRIICSNYPKHNQRQG from the coding sequence ATGAAAGTACGTACTTCAGTAAAAAAAATGTGTAGAGATTGTAAAATTGTTAAAAGAAATAGAGTGGTTAGAATAATTTGTTCTAATTATCCTAAACATAATCAACGTCAAGGTTAA
- a CDS encoding DNA-directed RNA polymerase subunit alpha yields the protein MSDSLINFLKPRLVDIKQFNKNHAKVTLEPLERGFGHTLGNALRRILLSSMPGCAVTEVEIDGVLHEYSSKDGIKEDVLEILLNLRELAVKIHDKNKSYLTLKKKGFGVVTASDFICDSNVEIIKLDHIICHLTHKSSSISMKVKVERGRGYVLASSKIIQKKNSLKIGRLLLDASYSPINRISYSVEAARVEQRTDLDKLIIEMETNGTIEPEEAIRRSATILSDQLESFIDLRDVCEPLEKLQKPEFSPILLRPVDDLELTVRSANCLKAESIHYIGDLVQKTEIELLKTPNLGKKSLMEIKDILASHNLSLGSKLENWPPDSLLKK from the coding sequence ATGTCAGATTCTTTAATTAATTTTTTAAAACCTCGATTAGTAGATATTAAGCAATTTAACAAAAATCATGCAAAAGTTACTTTAGAGCCATTAGAAAGAGGTTTTGGTCATACATTAGGAAATGCATTAAGAAGAATATTATTATCATCTATGCCAGGATGTGCTGTAACTGAAGTAGAAATTGATGGAGTTTTACATGAATATAGTAGCAAAGATGGAATTAAAGAGGATGTTTTAGAAATTTTATTAAATTTGAGAGAACTTGCTGTAAAGATTCATGATAAAAATAAATCTTACTTAACATTAAAAAAAAAAGGATTTGGTGTAGTTACTGCATCTGATTTTATTTGTGATTCAAACGTTGAAATTATAAAATTAGATCATATAATTTGTCATTTAACTCATAAAAGTTCTTCTATTTCTATGAAAGTTAAAGTAGAAAGAGGAAGAGGTTATGTATTAGCTTCTTCAAAAATCATTCAAAAAAAAAATTCTTTAAAAATTGGTCGTTTATTACTTGATGCTTCATATAGCCCTATTAATCGAATATCCTATAGTGTAGAAGCAGCTAGAGTAGAGCAAAGAACAGATTTAGATAAATTAATAATAGAAATGGAAACTAATGGAACAATTGAACCTGAAGAGGCAATACGAAGATCAGCAACAATTTTATCAGATCAATTAGAGTCTTTTATTGATTTAAGAGATGTTTGTGAGCCTTTAGAAAAATTACAAAAACCTGAGTTTTCTCCGATTTTATTAAGACCAGTAGATGATTTAGAATTAACAGTAAGATCTGCTAATTGCTTAAAAGCTGAATCTATACATTATATCGGAGATCTTGTTCAAAAAACTGAAATTGAATTATTAAAAACTCCAAATTTAGGGAAAAAATCTTTAATGGAAATTAAAGATATTTTAGCTTCTCATAATTTATCATTAGGCTCAAAATTAGAAAATTGGCCTCCAGATAGTTTATTGAAAAAATAA
- the rpsE gene encoding 30S ribosomal protein S5 has product MKNEKKYKKDFQEKLISVNRVSKTVKGGRVFSFTALTVVGNGNGKVGFGYGKAKEVPFAIQKAMEKARKNMITFDLINKTLQHEVTESYTGSKIFMKPASDGTGIIAGGAMRAVLEVSGISNVLAKTYGSTNPINVVKATINALSKMKSLKTILKKRNKRF; this is encoded by the coding sequence ATTAAAAATGAAAAAAAATATAAAAAAGATTTTCAAGAAAAATTAATTTCTGTGAATAGAGTTTCAAAAACTGTAAAAGGAGGTAGAGTTTTTTCATTTACAGCTCTTACTGTTGTTGGTAATGGAAATGGTAAAGTTGGATTTGGATATGGAAAAGCAAAAGAAGTACCTTTTGCGATACAAAAAGCTATGGAAAAAGCCAGAAAAAATATGATTACTTTTGATTTGATTAATAAAACTTTACAACATGAAGTTACAGAATCTTATACTGGATCTAAAATTTTTATGAAACCTGCATCTGATGGAACAGGGATTATTGCTGGGGGAGCTATGAGAGCGGTTTTAGAAGTTTCTGGTATTTCTAATGTATTAGCAAAAACGTATGGATCTACAAATCCTATCAATGTGGTAAAAGCTACTATTAATGCTTTATCAAAAATGAAATCTTTAAAAACAATTTTAAAAAAAAGAAATAAAAGATTTTAA
- the rpmD gene encoding 50S ribosomal protein L30 codes for MKKKILKITQIKSSIGILPKHKATLLGLGLRFINHSVYREMTKSNLGMIKKISYLLKIKQRDL; via the coding sequence ATGAAAAAAAAAATTTTAAAAATTACACAGATTAAAAGTAGTATTGGAATATTACCCAAGCATAAAGCTACTTTATTAGGTTTAGGTTTAAGATTTATTAATCATTCAGTTTATAGAGAAATGACTAAATCTAATTTAGGAATGATTAAAAAAATTTCTTATTTATTAAAAATTAAACAAAGAGATTTATAA
- the rplF gene encoding 50S ribosomal protein L6, which yields MSRIAKKSILIPKEVQIKIDNNKVTVIGIKGTLFKYLNNVVQLSYNNRILKFSVFKNIQKNWMHAGTSRSLVNSMIIGVTNGFLKKLKLIGVGYRASLSNFNNINMIVMSLGYSHDIKYILPKGVNVNISSQTEITVFGIDKQLIGQVAANLRNFRIPDAYKGKGVRYIDEIVKIKEAKKK from the coding sequence ATGTCAAGAATAGCTAAAAAATCTATATTAATTCCTAAAGAAGTTCAAATTAAAATAGATAATAATAAAGTTACTGTAATAGGAATTAAAGGAACATTATTTAAATATTTGAATAATGTTGTACAATTAAGTTATAACAATAGAATATTAAAATTTTCTGTATTTAAAAATATTCAAAAAAATTGGATGCATGCGGGGACTAGTAGATCTTTAGTTAATTCTATGATTATTGGCGTTACAAATGGATTTTTAAAAAAATTGAAACTAATAGGGGTTGGATATCGAGCTTCTTTAAGTAATTTTAATAATATAAACATGATAGTAATGTCTTTAGGTTATTCTCATGATATAAAGTATATTTTGCCTAAAGGAGTGAATGTTAATATTTCCTCTCAAACAGAAATTACTGTTTTTGGAATTGATAAACAATTAATTGGTCAAGTAGCTGCAAATTTAAGAAATTTTAGAATTCCAGATGCATATAAAGGAAAAGGAGTAAGATATATAGATGAAATTGTAAAAATAAAAGAGGCTAAAAAAAAGTAA
- the rpsM gene encoding 30S ribosomal protein S13, whose protein sequence is MVRIAGINIPNEKRVIIALMKIYGIGKSRASLICKILKIPKIFKVKDLNKKQVESVRLEITKFAVEGDLRRKNAMSIKRLIDLGSYRGTRHRRNLPVRGQRTKTNARTRKGPRKPIKK, encoded by the coding sequence TTGGTTCGTATAGCAGGAATTAATATTCCTAATGAAAAAAGAGTAATTATTGCTTTAATGAAAATTTATGGAATTGGGAAGTCTAGAGCTAGTTTAATTTGTAAAATTTTAAAGATTCCTAAAATTTTTAAAGTGAAAGATTTAAATAAAAAACAAGTTGAATCTGTAAGATTAGAAATAACCAAATTTGCAGTTGAAGGAGATTTAAGACGTAAAAATGCTATGAGTATAAAAAGACTCATTGATTTAGGTTCATATAGAGGAACACGACACCGAAGAAATTTACCAGTACGAGGGCAAAGAACAAAAACTAACGCAAGAACTCGAAAAGGCCCAAGAAAACCAATAAAAAAATAA